TGGTTTTTCTTCAACTATTACAACAGGAGCTTCTTCTTTAACAGGTTCAATTACAGGCACTTCAACAACTTCCTCTACCACTTTCACTTCTTCCACTACCGGAGGAGCAGGTGGAGGAGTTTCTTCAATAGGTACAATTACCGGTGCTTTCTTGCTATCGAGATCAATTTTCCCTAATACGGTTGGTCCCTGAAGGTTATGCTCAATTTTTATAATTTCAGGCTGAGCGGGCTCTTCTCTAAAATACCTGATTTCATTATCATCAGAATGTACGTGAGATTTTTCAGTCTCAACAGCCTTTGCTCCAAATTCATCGCCCAGCAATTCAGGGGCATTTAACTCTTTTGATAATACCTCAAGCAGGTCATAAGTAAGTTTGGCGTTGGGATTATTATCAATACGATGACCTTTTGAGCTCAGAATCTCAATAACAGTAATGGTACCTACGTTAAGTTTCTTGGCCGCCTGGCTAAGTCGCATCATTTTTTCTTCTGCCATAAAATTTCTAAATTTTTAAAATATAAACTAAATACTGGTGTGGATACAATTTATTAAAACCCAAATCATTCAAACTCTTTTCTCAGGATATCAAGTACTTCGTCAATACTCTCCTCTTCCAGCTCAGTCCTACGCAACAAGTCGGCTTTTGAAACTCCCAAAACAGATTTCGCTGTGTCTAAACCAATTTTGCGGAATTCTAACAAAATCCACTCTTCGATTTCGTCGGTAAATTCCATCAAATCTACGTCTTCCTCTTCTACTACACCTTCGATATCTCTGAAAACGTCAATTTCCAGACCTATCAGTTTACTTGCCAGTTTGATATTCAAACCACCTTTACCGATAGCCAAAGATACCTGATCAGGTTTAAGAAATACCATAACACGGTCACCTGATTCATCCATTCTGATATTGCTGATTTTTGCCGGGCTCAATGACCTCGAAATCAGCAGGTTCATATTATCAGTCCACTGAATCACGTCAATATTTTCATTTTCCAGTTCTCTTACTATAGAATGAATCCTGGAACCTTTCATACCCACACAAGCTCCTACCGGATCTATGCGATCATCGAATGATTCAACCGCAACTTTAGCTCTTTCGCCCGGCTCCCTAACAATTTTCTTAATGGAAATCACACCATCCTGAATCTCAGGTATTTCCAACTCAAAAAGTCTTTCCAAAAATACCGGGGAGGTACGAGAAAGTGTCAATTTAGGATTGCCATTATTGATTTCTACTTTATGAATGATAGCTCTGATAGAGGTGCCTTTACGGAATCTGTCTTTTGGTATCTGCTCACTTTTAGGAAGTGAAAGCTCATTACTTTCTTCATCAATACAAATGATCTCTTTTCCTAAAATTTGGTAAACTTCTACAGTAACCAATTCACCAACCTGATCTTTATATTGATCAAAAAGCATTTCTTTTTCAAGGTCTTTTACTTTTTGAATCAAAGTCTGGCGGGCGGTCTGAACTATTCTTCTTCCGAAATCCTCTATTTTTACTTCCTCATATACTTCCTCACCAATTTCGAAATCGGGCTCGATTTTTACTGCCTCAGAATAAGGGATTTTGTCAACGTCCCAAATGTCTTCTGAGTTATCATCAACGATTTCTCGTTTTCTCCACATTTCAAGGTCACCGCTTTCAGCATTGAGGATTATATCAAAATTATGGTCATCGCCGTAAGCTTTACGGATCATCGTTCTGAGCACATCCTCAAGGATGGCTATCATAGTAGGCCTGTCAATGTTTTTTTCACGGGCAAACTCAGCAAACGATTCTATTAAATCACCACTATGCATGTTTATCTAAATTTTTTATTTAAATGAAATGACAACTTTCGCTTCTTTTATTACTTTTATTTCCAATGTGACCGCTTCGGGCACAATTTTCTTCTTTTTCTCCGGTTGAATTACAATTTTTCCGTCTTCAAACGACTTCAGTTCACCTTTAATTTCATCTCCGGTTTCTGTAATTATTTTCAGGGTTCTTCCAATATTTTTCAAAAACTGACGGTCAAATTTCAATGGGCTGTCGGCTCCGGGCGAGGACACTTCCAGTGTAAATGCAGAATCAATTACCTCTTCCAGCTCTTTTCCTAGTTTTTGACTGATTAAACCACATTCGTCAATCGAAATCCCCTCATCAGAATCAAGGTAAACCACAACTTTTTTCCTTAACTTTGAGTCAGAAGCATAAATATCCACCAAATAATATTCTGTTTGATCTATTATCTCAAGGACAAATTTTTCGACTAATTCTTTCAAAGACATACAAAACCGGGATATTTACCAATAAAAAAGGAGGTTTTTGACACCCCCTCATTCATAATTTCACTGCAAAAATAGTATATATTTTTCAAAAAAATCAATTTATTTTAAATTTAAATTACGTATAAAAGCATTTTGAGGCTAATTTATGTTTTAAATCAGATAAAATAAATCGGTAATCATAAATATGTATTTTAATTTCCCATAGCTAATGATTATTATTGCAAAACATTAATCGTTCGATTTGTTTGGCAATCATTAATTTCATCAGAAAATTCTTCTTTTTAATCAATGTTTTGTTTGGTTTATATTCCTTATTGGTATTCCAACTGGTGTATGCCGCTGACATAAAACATTGGCTAGGTGGCTTTTTGATGATGTCCTATCCTTTAGTTTTAGCCGGGCATATATTTTTTGCAATTTCCTGGATTTTAGTTAAATCAAAAAAAGCATTCTTATCTATTGCTTTGCTTCTGCTAACATTTTCTATTTATGACCGCACATTTAAGCTCATTCCTGCAGACGTAAAACCCCGCCAAGAATTTACATTTTCGGTTTTAAGCTATAATCTGATGTATGGTGACTATCATGGTTTTGTAACCGGAACAGACAAAAATACAGGCACAAGTCAATATAATGTCCTGGATACCCTCACGGCAGACATTCGTTGTCTTCAGGAATTGTATAATAGTGAAGATTACAAAGAATTTGATTTGATTAATAAGCTGTCAAAACGAAATGAGTATTATGTTTATATGCATTCCAATCCGGGAAATGATAAAGGTAAGGGCTCGGTCGGACTGGCGATTTTTTCCAGATTTCCGATTATAAATAAAAAGGAACAATACTGGCCTCCAAATAACAATGGAATTCTGGCAGCAGATATTGTAATTAATAAAGATACCGTCAGGGTCATGAATGTGCAGTTGAAGTCAATGGGAATCAGGGTGCGGAAAATGTTTAAAAACAAGAATATTGATCAGGAAGAAACCCGTAATGTACTTTCAAAACTAAAAAGAGGTTTTGAAGAAAGGGCTGTTCAGGTCGATCTTGTTGAAGAATGGATAAAAGACAGCCCTTATCCTGTATTGTTGGTTGGAGACCTCAATGAGTTGCCTTATGGGTATGCTTACGGAAGATTCAGAAAAAATTTAAGCAACGCTTTTGAAACCAATGGTTTTGGTTTTGGCTTTACTTACCATAAACTACCCGGATTTCTAAGAATAGACAATCAGTTTTTTGACGAAAATAAAATTCAGAACATTGATTTCGCTACCATGTCAGAGATTCCATTTTCAGACCATTACCCCATAAAGGGCTGGTATTTAATGAAATAATTCTTTATCAAAAACCTATTTTCTTTTTGGAAGAAACAGATTTCCCTTCAAAATACTCATCCAGTTTTTGCAGTTCCAGTTCAAATCCACCACTCAAAATCGGGAACCTGGTCCAACTTCTCGGGTCAAGATTATGAGTATCAAGATGAAAACCAGGGGCGTAACGTTCTCTTTTCCACTGATTTCTGCTCCAAAGCTTAAAAAATCTTTTCACCCAGGCATGCAAGTCTGTTCTGGAATGGATATTTTCATAATATTTTTCCAGAAATTTAAAACATTCCAGAGGCGACTTCTTATCTCTTACTGCCAAAAGTTCAATTTGGTTTAAAACTTCATATGGCATCAAATCTTTTTCGTCGGTCTGTTTATTTTCTTTTGGACGTAATTCGGCAGTTGGCTGTAAAGCATTGACATATTTGAGTCCTTCAATTTTTATTTGCTTGCCTTTCACTTCACAACCGGTCTTTTCCAACCAAATCAACCATGTTCTGAGCCAATTTTTGTCAATTCCGGCAATAGGACTGATACTGCCTGCCGTATCGCCATCCATAGTACAATAACCCACCGCTACTTCGGAGCGGTTGGAGGTAGCCAGAAGCAAGTGATTGTTTAGATTCGCCAATAACCAAACTCCCGGGGCCCTTACTCTGGCCTGAATGTTTTGCAATGGAATATCATCAGTAGCCCAGGTCAGGTCCCTGCCAATCTGTTTTTCTATCAATTGTGTATAATTTTCGACCAGACCGTTAATGTTGACATTATAAAATCTGGCACCAATTGACTCTGCTAGTTTTTGTGCTGAGTTAAAGGTTTCTTCAGAGCTGTTTTCAGTTCCCTGATAAATGGTAAGAAGTAGAATATTCGTAATTTCAGCATTGGTTTTTGCAGCCGATATTCCCGGAATGTAATTCAATTTTTGTTTTACTTTCTCTATACCAACACTTTCGTCACCCAACAAAACCATTAAGCCACAAAGTGCAGTCACAGCACAGCTGTCGGCCCCACCTGAAAGCGAAACTGTATATCCAAATGACCGGGATTTTCTTAAATAATCAAATAAGGCCAGGCTCACCGCTCTCGAAAACTCTTCTTCTTTCAATGAGCCACCTTTTTCAAAAGCTTCGGTTTCAGCAAGTGATGTTTGTGGATTTACCGTAAAACTTATCTGAAAATTGGAATTTACCAATTTTAAATCTGTTGGGAAAGAAGATTTAATTTTGGCCTGTTCAATTTTATTTTTACCCAAATCAATAACTGCAGTAGTAAGCGTGTAATCGGCATAACTAAATCTCTGACTTGATGCCAGCACATCACCACCGGAACAGATCATTGCATCGCCATCAAATATTAGCCTTCCTGATTCATTTCCGAGCAAATTGGCATATACATAAGCACAACTGTAAGCCCGCGAAGAATCAGCCACCAACTGTTCTCTGATTTTAAATTTATGAAAAGCAAAAGGACTGGCACTAGGATTCAAAATAATATCAACTGCTTTATCAAAATGTCTTGCCGCCGGCCTGTTGGGCACCCATGCGTCTTCACATATTTCAAGTCCTATTCTAATATTTTCAAAACTAAAAACCAGATCACCTACCGGATATTTGAAGCCATTAATACTAATTTCTGAACTTTGTCCTGCCTTCCAGCGATGAAACCACCGGTCTTCGTAGAAAAGGCCATAATTGGGAAGATGTTGTTTACAAACAAAACCCAGCAACTGTCTGTTTGCAATCAAGGCCGAAGCATTGTAAATTTTATTGTTGATCCAAAGTGGCAATCCTACAGAAACCACCAGGTCTTGTGTATGATCTTGTATTTCCTCAAGTATTTCCAGTGAGATTTTTGCTACATCTGGAGAATAAAAGGCATCTTCGCAGCCGTAACCCGAAATACACAACTCAGGAAGGCAAAGTACCTGAACTTCCTGACTCTTAGCCTCTTCAAGAGCATTCAGAATGTTGGATTTATTTCCCAACCAATCGAGTGGGGTTTGATTAAGTGCTACCGCACCCACTTTCATCAATTCCATAATTTTGATTTTCTTTGTTCAAAATTAAGAAGAAAAATTCACAAAAGGTGAATTAGTGGCAAACAGAAGGATAATACAAATGCCGAACATTAGAATTAGAGAAAATTACAGTTGAATATCGCTAAACCTTACATTTTTAAAGAAGTAGGATGATAAAAAGGCTCATTTTTATAAATATGGGAAATTCAATTATTTTGATAAACGATTCATTCCAATAAAATGGAAATGAACAAAGATTTTCATTGTTTTTCGAGTTGCTTACTTCAATTCAAAATCTTATTATTGTCCTATTTTTTGATAAGTTACTGTCAGTATATCCAATATTATTTGTACATTGAATAATTATTTTATGACCTAAATTCTAAAAAATGGCGTGCCAATCCAATT
The sequence above is a segment of the Cytophagaceae bacterium genome. Coding sequences within it:
- a CDS encoding endonuclease/exonuclease/phosphatase family protein, yielding MAIINFIRKFFFLINVLFGLYSLLVFQLVYAADIKHWLGGFLMMSYPLVLAGHIFFAISWILVKSKKAFLSIALLLLTFSIYDRTFKLIPADVKPRQEFTFSVLSYNLMYGDYHGFVTGTDKNTGTSQYNVLDTLTADIRCLQELYNSEDYKEFDLINKLSKRNEYYVYMHSNPGNDKGKGSVGLAIFSRFPIINKKEQYWPPNNNGILAADIVINKDTVRVMNVQLKSMGIRVRKMFKNKNIDQEETRNVLSKLKRGFEERAVQVDLVEEWIKDSPYPVLLVGDLNELPYGYAYGRFRKNLSNAFETNGFGFGFTYHKLPGFLRIDNQFFDENKIQNIDFATMSEIPFSDHYPIKGWYLMK
- the nadE gene encoding NAD(+) synthase, translating into MELMKVGAVALNQTPLDWLGNKSNILNALEEAKSQEVQVLCLPELCISGYGCEDAFYSPDVAKISLEILEEIQDHTQDLVVSVGLPLWINNKIYNASALIANRQLLGFVCKQHLPNYGLFYEDRWFHRWKAGQSSEISINGFKYPVGDLVFSFENIRIGLEICEDAWVPNRPAARHFDKAVDIILNPSASPFAFHKFKIREQLVADSSRAYSCAYVYANLLGNESGRLIFDGDAMICSGGDVLASSQRFSYADYTLTTAVIDLGKNKIEQAKIKSSFPTDLKLVNSNFQISFTVNPQTSLAETEAFEKGGSLKEEEFSRAVSLALFDYLRKSRSFGYTVSLSGGADSCAVTALCGLMVLLGDESVGIEKVKQKLNYIPGISAAKTNAEITNILLLTIYQGTENSSEETFNSAQKLAESIGARFYNVNINGLVENYTQLIEKQIGRDLTWATDDIPLQNIQARVRAPGVWLLANLNNHLLLATSNRSEVAVGYCTMDGDTAGSISPIAGIDKNWLRTWLIWLEKTGCEVKGKQIKIEGLKYVNALQPTAELRPKENKQTDEKDLMPYEVLNQIELLAVRDKKSPLECFKFLEKYYENIHSRTDLHAWVKRFFKLWSRNQWKRERYAPGFHLDTHNLDPRSWTRFPILSGGFELELQKLDEYFEGKSVSSKKKIGF
- the nusA gene encoding transcription termination/antitermination protein NusA; this translates as MHSGDLIESFAEFAREKNIDRPTMIAILEDVLRTMIRKAYGDDHNFDIILNAESGDLEMWRKREIVDDNSEDIWDVDKIPYSEAVKIEPDFEIGEEVYEEVKIEDFGRRIVQTARQTLIQKVKDLEKEMLFDQYKDQVGELVTVEVYQILGKEIICIDEESNELSLPKSEQIPKDRFRKGTSIRAIIHKVEINNGNPKLTLSRTSPVFLERLFELEIPEIQDGVISIKKIVREPGERAKVAVESFDDRIDPVGACVGMKGSRIHSIVRELENENIDVIQWTDNMNLLISRSLSPAKISNIRMDESGDRVMVFLKPDQVSLAIGKGGLNIKLASKLIGLEIDVFRDIEGVVEEEDVDLMEFTDEIEEWILLEFRKIGLDTAKSVLGVSKADLLRRTELEEESIDEVLDILRKEFE
- a CDS encoding ribosome maturation factor RimP; protein product: MSLKELVEKFVLEIIDQTEYYLVDIYASDSKLRKKVVVYLDSDEGISIDECGLISQKLGKELEEVIDSAFTLEVSSPGADSPLKFDRQFLKNIGRTLKIITETGDEIKGELKSFEDGKIVIQPEKKKKIVPEAVTLEIKVIKEAKVVISFK